A single window of Amphiura filiformis chromosome 17, Afil_fr2py, whole genome shotgun sequence DNA harbors:
- the LOC140137532 gene encoding E3 ubiquitin-protein ligase TRIM45-like codes for MACSKPSYDEIEENSLTTCSICLEEMENPKALPCLHSFCLKCLKGVAHPPGSFICPLCQEKNPLPPAGVDGFRDNFFINQMKERKAIFTIGQVIMPCTSCGTTDRQVAARCVDCNGFLCQQCVHSHETLAPLKVHTVFTLDELRSGTVDMSKVMKEECCQKHKDQVLRWYCKTCGIPICRDCTVMEHRHPEHDYVTIESATEGQLAEIKVLVANCKGLSHQIDEAITKTQQVKSKLEKSAVEAQKQLDEAQKAFLKAVKENYTANTNKLAEIKTNQSEKIDDATKSLQNLQSKLTNAMDVANQVIQTGSKHDVASNYSTLCKTLTQLQEVKPTGISKSFGVVQFKPSQKGSVEGVNLGTVSPQGLNPRDRNGKWVLEKEIGKEGQGRIKGGSGVAVDPNTRDIFIADYSDQDIKVFDLDGNYKRVLQGNLFNAYDVAVSANGFHFITDQTACVKVFSPDGTYLKQFPVISPKGKSSDTDGSLHGLTIDSDGNLLVGNCIYNKNYISKHKQDGTHISSINISMQPWFIGLTRQGKILITGESHMQIVDHTGKLLRKINKPKDAKSWQPYSSCCSNDGIIYVSSYGLEAQGGIYSFTEDGGYLGCVTTDVTLAHGIALIDDDRLVVVQYKHPAKIFYYVE; via the coding sequence ATGGCATGTAGCAAGCCCAGTTATGATGAAATAGAGGAGAACAGTCTGACCACCTGTAGTATATGTTTGGAAGAGATGGAGAACCCCAAAGCACTTCCATGCCTCCATTCCTTCTGCTTGAAATGCCTCAAAGGAGTAGCACATCCTCCTGGTAGTTTCATCTGTCCTCTCTGCCAAGAAAAAAATCCTTTGCCACCTGCTGGAGTAGATGGCTTCAGAGACAACTTCTTCATCAatcaaatgaaagagagaaaAGCCATCTTCACGATTGGCCAGGTCATAATGCCATGTACAAGTTGTGGTACTACTGATCGACAGGTTGCAGCACGTTGTGTTGACTGTAATGGTTTCCTTTGTCAACAATGCGTTCATTCACATGAGACATTAGCACCACTCAAAGTCCACACAGTCTTCACCCTGGATGAGTTAAGATCAGGTACAGTTGATATGAGCAAGGTAATGAAAGAGGAGTGTTGCCAAAAGCATAAGGATCAAGTCTTGAGATGGTACTGTAAAACCTGTGGTATACCTATCTGTCGAGACTGCACAGTGATGGAGCATAGACACCCAGAACATGATTATGTTACAATAGAAAGTGCTACTGAAGGTCAACTGGCAGAAATCAAGGTACTGGTAGCGAATTGTAAAGGGTTATCTCACCAGATAGATGAAGCCATCACAAAAACACAACAAGTCAAAAGCAAACTGGAGAAATCTGCTGTTGAAGCTCAAAAGCAACTGGATGAAGCACAGAAAGCATTTCTGAAAGCTGTGAAGGAGAATtatacagcaaacacaaataagcTTGCCGAAATAAAGACAAACCAAAGTGAGAAAATTGATGATGCCACAAAGTCACTTCAGAATTTACAGTCCAAGCTGACCAATGCCATGGATGTAGCTAACCAGGTTATCCAGACAGGTTCCAAGCATGATGTAGCTTCAAATTATTCTACTTTATGTAAGACTCTCACTCAGCTACAGGAGGTAAAACCAACTGGTATCAGCAAAAGCTTTGGTGTTGTTCAATTCAAACCAAGTCAGAAGGGTAGTGTGGAAGGTGTGAATCTTGGCACTGTATCACCACAAGGTCTGAATCCTAGGGACAGAAATGGAAAATGGGTTCTAGAGAAAGAAATTGGCAAGGAAGGGCAGGGAAGGATCAAAGGTGGATCTGGTGTTGCTGTTGATCCAAATACAAGAGATATCTTCATAGCAGATTATTCTGACCAGGATATTAAAGTATTTGACTTGGATGGGAATTACAAACGCGTGCTTCAGGGTAATCTTTTTAATGCTTATGATGTTGCTGTGAGTGCCAATGGGTTTCATTTCATCACTGACCAAACTGCTTGTGTGAAAGTCTTCAGTCCAGATGGTACATATCTGAAGCAATTTCCTGTCATATCTCCGAAGGGCAAATCATCTGATACTGATGGCTCACTGCATGGTCTCACTATAGATAGTGATGGGAATCTGTTGGTAGGCAACTGCATTTATAATAAGAATTACATCAGCAAACACAAGCAAGATGGCACACATATTTCGTCAATCAATATCAGCATGCAACCTTGGTTCATAGGATTGACTAGACAAGGTAAAATCCTCATTACAGGTGAGTCACATATGCAAATAGTAGATCACACTGGCAAATTACTACGCAAAATCAATAAACCAAAGGATGCCAAATCATGGCAGCCATATAGTTCTTGCTGCAGTAATGATGGTATCATCTATGTCAGCAGCTATGGTTTAGAAGCCCAAGGTGGTATCTACAGCTTTACAGAGGATGGGGGATATCTAGGATGTGTTACAACTGATGTGACTCTAGCACATGGAATTGCACTGATAGACGATGACAGGTTGGTGGTTGTACAGTATAAACATCCAGCCAAGATCTTCTACTATGTAGAATGA